The Deinococcus yavapaiensis KR-236 genomic sequence TGTACTTGTGGCGGCCGGTGGAGTTGCGACGCGCGGACCTCATGCGCGGCGGGAAAAGCGATTGGGTGAGCTCGCTGGGCGTGCTGGCGACGTCGGGCGGGCTCGTCGCAGCGAACTTCGGCTTGCCGAGCGGCGCGTGGTGGGGCGCGGTGGGTTTGGCGCTTGCCCTGGCCGTCCCGCTCGGCTTTTGGTTGTTCTTGCGCGCCGACGAGCAGGACGCGGTCCTTCGTGGGTAAAGGTTGCCTCGTGGCTTGGCTTACGAGGCTTCTTCGTGTAGGGTATACACTGTTTGTCGAACGGAGACGAACGTCTCCTGGTTCGACAGAGCGAGTCACCGGAAATCGCTCGTGAACGCTTTCACAGATACTTAGGAGTACCACGCATGAAGACACTCATCCTGGGCGCTGGCTACGCCGGCCTCGCCGTCGCGACGAAACTCAAGCCTTCGCCCAACCTCGACGTGACGCTTGTCGAGCAAAATCCGTACCACGTCTTCGAGACGAGGCTGCACGAAGCCGCCGCGCACAACACCCAAGTCACGCTGCCCCTCGCGCCCCTCCTCAAGGGTACGGGCGTCACCTTGGACCTCGCGCGCATCGCGAGCGTCGATCTCGACGCGAAATCCGTCGAGTTGAAAGACGGGCGCACCGTCACGTACGACACCCTCGTGATCGGCCTCGGGTCCGTCACGAACTTCTACCGCATTCCCGGCCTCAGCGAGCACGCCACCGAGCTCAAGGAACTCGCCGACGCCGACGACATCTACAACTTCGTCAACCGCGCCTACACCGCCGACTTCGAGGGTTGCCGCAACATCGTCGTGGGCGGCGCGGGCCTCACGGGCGTCGAACTCGTCACCGAGCTCGCGCAGCGCAACGAGACCCTCAGCCGTGAGCGCGGCCTGCCGAAGTTCGAGATCTACCTCGTCGAAGCGGGCCCCAAGATCCTGCCTGTCCTCGACGAGACCCTCCGCACGCGCGCTCAACGCACCCTCGAGGAGTACGGGATTCACATCCTCGTCGGCCACCGTCTCATGCAGGCCACGGAGAACAACGTCACCGTGCAGACACAAGACGGCCAGCAAAAGGTCATCGAGGCGGGCAAGATCATCTGGACGGGCGGCATTCAGGCGCAAGACATCGTCAAGGCCGAGAAGCTCGAGAAGGGTCCGGCGGGCCGCATCGTCGTCGATTCCTACCTGCGCATTCCCGCCTACCCGGAAGTC encodes the following:
- a CDS encoding NAD(P)/FAD-dependent oxidoreductase, whose product is MKTLILGAGYAGLAVATKLKPSPNLDVTLVEQNPYHVFETRLHEAAAHNTQVTLPLAPLLKGTGVTLDLARIASVDLDAKSVELKDGRTVTYDTLVIGLGSVTNFYRIPGLSEHATELKELADADDIYNFVNRAYTADFEGCRNIVVGGAGLTGVELVTELAQRNETLSRERGLPKFEIYLVEAGPKILPVLDETLRTRAQRTLEEYGIHILVGHRLMQATENNVTVQTQDGQQKVIEAGKIIWTGGIQAQDIVKAEKLEKGPAGRIVVDSYLRIPAYPEVFVIGDMALATDPKTNKPVPTTAQHAGQQGRLTGKNIMRLTRGETLEAYEPSTLGEFVSLGGLMAVGWMKLPWNQKLAMTGGLAHVMKRASEWRWRASIGDPI